A single window of Planctomycetia bacterium DNA harbors:
- a CDS encoding helix-turn-helix transcriptional regulator — protein sequence MQRTRVEWKSLSVHLKNRRIALGLSQGALAQACGIKQSYLSHIELGKRKPTLDQLAAFAERLDVPLQWFINGKVQPGYAPEDIALELRALGISDLLASKVKVPGAFRTPEEVLILSLRGDEVDPRVLEAVPFILVNRKWDRWLLYAYARKYDARALVRLGWLIDIAFIIREKLPHQVDPVSDSVLEWIRKQAWDKRSKHTDGMGFPTEKPASLPAVHRRWKISYATTLSGFIERAKALGEAGRYG from the coding sequence ATTCAAAGAACTCGCGTGGAATGGAAGAGTCTGAGCGTTCATCTCAAGAATCGACGCATTGCGCTTGGATTAAGCCAAGGTGCGTTGGCTCAAGCCTGTGGGATCAAGCAGAGTTATCTTTCGCATATCGAACTGGGCAAGCGAAAGCCAACGCTGGATCAATTGGCAGCTTTCGCTGAACGACTCGATGTTCCCTTACAGTGGTTCATCAACGGGAAAGTACAACCAGGGTATGCTCCAGAGGATATTGCTCTCGAACTACGTGCGTTGGGTATATCTGATCTGCTGGCGAGTAAAGTGAAAGTACCGGGAGCCTTTCGCACGCCAGAAGAAGTTCTGATCTTGTCCCTGCGTGGCGATGAGGTTGATCCACGAGTGCTGGAGGCTGTTCCATTTATCCTGGTAAACCGGAAATGGGATCGGTGGTTGCTCTATGCATATGCCCGGAAGTATGATGCGCGTGCGCTAGTGCGTCTTGGCTGGTTGATAGATATCGCGTTCATCATCCGAGAGAAGTTGCCTCATCAAGTCGATCCTGTATCCGACAGTGTACTTGAATGGATCAGGAAGCAGGCATGGGACAAACGCAGCAAGCACACGGACGGCATGGGATTTCCGACTGAGAAACCGGCATCATTGCCTGCCGTACATCGGCGCTGGAAAATCAGTTACGCCACAACCCTGTCAGGTTTCATCGAGCGGGCAAAAGCACTGGGAGAGGCAGGACGATATGGCTGA